From a single Lolium rigidum isolate FL_2022 chromosome 7, APGP_CSIRO_Lrig_0.1, whole genome shotgun sequence genomic region:
- the LOC124671284 gene encoding E3 ubiquitin-protein ligase RNF14-like, producing the protein MEKTAWQNRSFDLLYTGSEATAPGQHGRDMANPEICISLDGVAGWNKKPCAVVANSAICLSLDKTAGWKKPWCARDERRLQHTKGSRAGSIEREVYAEPIHKRQATKINPPNKFQKVRAAPRSGSPPGSNPCTVHSTHAGAHTTFLTAASKADPAATRSPPPMDSPRAGVHGEGDHSPSPESARMLHEMALREGGEVDLTDEQLRSNDQLQRDEMLALEAIYGENVEVFGETSAPRSFQIHVHCEIPDGISVSAELLQGVDDYPNNWLTFSVEHLAPMSLTCLMPPSYPSHQPPYFTLGIQWLDRAKVSSLCHMLDTIWAQQPGQEVVFEWVQWLQSSMLSHLGFDGRIIIRQSDRMMDHVDVRAVGDILSVEEIVEHLISYNEEQCHESFLRGIHVCTICLHEYTGIDFIKLPCRHYFCRRCMETYSKMHVKEGSVLKLVCPDDKCGGIVPPNLLKRLLGDAYFERWERLILQKTLDSMTDLSYCPRCETPCLEDDDTAQCSNCHFSFCTRCRDRRHIGTRCFTQEEKLLSLQGRGNVPNLSKGNAGRKISADEIFSIKEILRSCVACPHCGFAISRASGCNHILCRNCDKSFCYSCGKALNEDHTSEQCKIDREKLRVNVEVNDVVKKMQKDLRLTLSRAHPCSNCHQPNFKVGNNNHIFCGTCQVHYCALCQKRVYKSTEHYGPRGCKQHTSDLDFV; encoded by the exons ATGGAGAAAACGGCGTGGCAGAACCGATCTTTCGATCTCCTCTACACAGGAAGCGAAGCCACAGCACCTGGCCAGCACGGACGGGACATGGCAAACCCTGAAATATGCATCTCGCTGGACGGGGTGGCGGGATGGAACAAGAAGCCATGCGCGGTCGTGGCGAACTCTGCAATCTGCCTCTCACTGGACAAGACGGCGGGGTGGAAAAAGCCATGGTGCGCTCGAGACGAGAGAAGACTGCAACATACAAAAGGAAGCCGTGCAGGATCTATAGAGAGGGAGGTGTACGCGGAGCCGATACACAAGAGACAGGCG ACAAAAATAAACCCGCCAAACAAGTTCCAGAAAGTTCGTGCGGCACCTCGCTCGGGCAGCCCACCAGGATCAAACCCCTGTACAGTACACAGTACACACGCAGGCGCGCACACCACTTTCCTCACAGCAGCCAGCAAGGCCGACCCCGCCGCCACCCGCAGTCCGCCGCCTATGGACAGCCCTCGCGCCGGCGTCCACGGAGAGGGCGACCACTCGCCGTCGCCGGAGTCGGCGAGGATGCTGCACGAGATGGCGCtccgggagggaggagaggtcgaTCTGACGGACGAGCAGCTGCGCTCCAACGACCAGCTCCAGCGAGACGAG ATGCTGGCACTGGAGGCAATTTATGGTGAGAATGTTGAAGTTTTTGGTGAAACGTCTGCACCTCGGTCTTTCCAG ATCCATGTGCATTGTGAAATTCCAGATGGTATCAGTGTGTCTGCAGAACTTCTCCAGGGTGTTGATGATTACCCAAACAACTGGCTCACATTCAGTGTCGAACACTTGGCTCCAATGTCACTGACATGCCTTATGCCTCCATCATACCCGAGTCATCAACCTCCATACTTTACTCTCGGTATACAATGGTTGGATCGTGCCAAGGTTTCCTCCCTTTGTCACATGCTCGACACCATTTGGGCGCAGCAACCTGGACAGGAAGTTGTTTTTGAGTGGGTGCAATGGCTGCAGAGCTCTATGCTTTCTCATCTTGGTTTTGATGGAAGAATAATCATACGACAGTCTGATAGGATGATGGATCATGTGGATGTTCGGGCTGTTGGAGATATTCTTTCTGTGGAGGAGATTGTTGAACATTTGATCAGCTACAATGAAGAGCAATGCCATGAATCATTTCTCCGTGGCATCCATGTCTGCACGATTTGTTTGCATGAGTACACAG GCATTGACTTCATAAAACTTCCATGCCGTCATTACTTCTGCCGGAGGTGCATGGAGACATACTCAAAGATGCATGTCAAGGAAGGATCGGTCCTGAAATTGGTGTGTCCTGATGACAAATGCGGAGGCATTGTTCCTCCTAATCTTTTGAAGAGGTTGCTAGGAGATGCATATTTTGAACGGTGGGAAAGATTGATACTTCAGAAGACTCTAGACTCAATGACTGATCTTTCTTACTGTCCAAGATGTGAAACACCTTGCCTGGAAGATGATGACACTGCCCAGTGTTCGAACTGCCACTTCAGCTTCTGCACCCGCTGCAGAGATCGCCGTCACATAGGGACAAGGTGCTTTACTCAAGAAGAAAAACTTCTTTCCTTACAG GGGCGTGGAAATGTACCCAACTTAAGCAAAGGGAATGCTGGACGCAAAATTAGCGCGGATGAGATATTTAGCATCAAGGAAATACTCCGTTCTTGTGTTGCATGTCCGCATTGTGGCTTTGCCATCTCACGCGCGTCAGGCTGCAACCACATTCTTTGCAGGAACTGCGATAAGTCATTCTGTTATAGCTGTGGCAAGGCGCTAAATGAAGATCATACGAG TGAACAATGTAAGATTGATAGAGAGAAGCTGAGAGTGAATGTGGAGGTGAATGATGTCGTCAAAAAGATGCAGAAAGACCTGAGGTTGACCCTATCCAGAGCACATCCATGCTCGAACTGCCACCAGCCAAATTTCAAG GTTGGTAACAACAACCATATCTTCTGTGGAACATGCCAAGTTCACTACTGTGCTCTGTGCCAGAAGAGGGTGTATAAGAGCACGGAGCACTATGGCCCCCGAGGGTGCAAGCAGCACACCTCTGATCTTGATTTTGTTTAA